Part of the Bacillus sp. N1-1 genome, GTGCATTCATTAAAAACTATGCGGAAGCAGTTGGCCTTCACGGAGATGAATTGCTTGAGGAGTACGCTTCCGAAATTCCAAAAGCAAACGCAGATGTGCCTGAAAGTTTACCACCAAGGAAAATGAGAAGGCCTTCAACACCGAGCAAGTCATCTTCTGTATCATCAAAATGGTCTTCCGTTTTTCCATCTGTTCTTGTCGTGCTACTCATTGTAGGGGTTGCAGCGTTAATCTGGTATGTTGTTCAGAGTGGTGATCAGAAGACGAATCAGAACGCAACGACGAATCAGGCCGAGGAGCAAGTGACAAGCGATGAAAACAGTGCCAGTGCTCCAGACTCAGATGAAGTAAGTAACGAAGATGAGGCAGCCTCAGATGAAGCAACAACTTCTGAAGAAGAGCAAAAATCAAAAGATGAAGAATCAGCAGAGGAAGAAAAGGCTGCTGAGCCAGAGGAAGAGCCAGAGAAAGAAGAAGCTCCTAAGATGGAGATTAAGAAAGTAAAGAGTGATGCTGACAACTCTACGTTTGAAATCACAAACGCAGATAAGTTTGAAGTGAAGCTAGAAGCATCTGGATCTAGCTGGGTAGCTTTAACGGGTGCGAGTGACAAAAAGTATGTATACGAGAGTCTTGCTAAAGGGAAAAACGTCACGCAAGATTTATCAAAAGAGTCTTCTGCTACGCTTCGACTGGGAAGTTCTCCAAGCATTGAAGTGTTTGTGAATGGCGAGAAAATTGACATTCCAAAAGAGCCAGTTGTTCAAAATGTAACCTTTACTTTTAAAAAAGCAGAATAAATTCACACGGAGTCATCTTTTCGGATGGCTCTTTTCTTTCAATTCTCGTTGGTGAAGTTTCCCTTTCTGCATGAATGAAACAGTGATAGAATAGAATACGATTTAGTGGGGTTGTGACGAAGAACAGTAAAAAGAGATCAGCGCACGATCAATAGGTTACATAACATTTAGGAGGAAGACACGTGAATTTGCCTAATAAAATTACTGTATCACGCATTTTTTTAATTCCTGTTTTTCTAATTTTTCTCCTCGCGCCACTGCCGCTTGGTGAAACTGAAATCGCAGGCACCGTCTTATTGAATTCCCAATTAATTGCAACAGCGATTTTTATTTTCGCATCGGTAACTGATTGGATTGACGGTTATATAGCTAGAAAACATAACCTAGTTACGAATCTTGGGAAATTCCTCGATCCGCTTGCTGATAAGCTACTCGTTACTTCAGCGTTTGTTTCACTCGTCGAGCTCGGGGCTGCGCCTGCATGGATTGTTGTGGTTATCCTTAGTCGTGAATTTGCTGTTACAGGGCTAAGATTAGTTGCTTCTTCTGAAGGAGAAGTACTTGCAGCAAGCAACCTTGGGAAATTGAAAACCTGGATTCAAATCATCGCGATCATTATGCTATTGATTGAGAATGTTCCATTTGAAGCCATTGGCTTTCCTTTTGCAACGATTTCCCTGTGGGCAGCGCTCATTATTACCGTCTATTCGGGATGGGATTACTTCTCGAAGAATAAAGAGGTCCTACTTAAATCACGTTAACACCTTTAGGGAACAGATTATTCTGTTCCCTTTTGAGCCCTCAAAAGCCATTCAATTTAAGCGTATCTTTGTTTCTCTAGTGCGCATTCTTATACGTAATGGCAAAACCATTGTATAATGGAAGAGGAAGAATTATGAGCTATTGAATCAGAACCTTGATTCAAATAGAGGGGATGGTTACAAATGAATGCTGAAATAATTGGAATCGGTTCAGAGTTATTACTCGGACAAATCGCAAACACGAACGCACAGTTTATCTCACAACGCCTAGCTGATCTTGGCATTAATGTTTTCTATCACACGGTTGTTGGCGACAATAATGAGCGTTTAAAGCAGGCAATTGAAGTCGCTCAGACGCGCTCAGATCTACTCGTTTTTACAGGTGGACTTGGTCCGACAAAAGATGATCTTACGAAAGAAACGATCGCGGAAACTCTTAATAAACAGCTTGTTTATAACGAAGAGGCGATGAAAACGATTCAAGCCTATTATGACAAAACAGGTGCTCCAATGTCGGAAAATAACCGTAAACAGGCACTAGTCCTAGAAGGTGCTGCCGTGCTTCGAAATGATAATGGCATGGCTCCCGGTATGGCACTTACGGAGAACAACCACACGTACATGCTTTTCCCTGGTCCTCCGAAAGAACTTTACCCGATGTTTACAAACTACGCAGAGCCCTATTTACTTGGCCAGCTGAAGCAGGGAGATACGATTGTCTCACGTGTTCTTCGGTTTTTTGGTATTGGAGAATCGAGGCTTGAAACAGAACTTGAAGACTTAATTGATCAGCAAACGAACCCTACAATTGCGCCGCTTGCAGGGGAGTGGGAAGTGACGCTTCGTTTAACTGCAAAAGCTGACTCAAAAGAAGAAGCAAACAAGTTGATTGATGAAACAGAAAAGAAAATTCATGCACGCGTTGGAACTTTTCTGTATGGGTATGGAGAGACATCACTTCCAAAAGAAGTCTTTTCAATGCTAACGGATCGGAACTGGTCGATCTCAACAGCAGAAAGTCTAACAGGCGGGATGTTTAGTCAGGAGTTAACAGATCTCCCTGGAGTATCA contains:
- a CDS encoding RodZ domain-containing protein, whose translation is MTELGQRLKDARNDKGLSLEEIQSITKIQKRYLHAIEEGNYELLPGNFYTRAFIKNYAEAVGLHGDELLEEYASEIPKANADVPESLPPRKMRRPSTPSKSSSVSSKWSSVFPSVLVVLLIVGVAALIWYVVQSGDQKTNQNATTNQAEEQVTSDENSASAPDSDEVSNEDEAASDEATTSEEEQKSKDEESAEEEKAAEPEEEPEKEEAPKMEIKKVKSDADNSTFEITNADKFEVKLEASGSSWVALTGASDKKYVYESLAKGKNVTQDLSKESSATLRLGSSPSIEVFVNGEKIDIPKEPVVQNVTFTFKKAE
- the pgsA gene encoding CDP-diacylglycerol--glycerol-3-phosphate 3-phosphatidyltransferase, producing MNLPNKITVSRIFLIPVFLIFLLAPLPLGETEIAGTVLLNSQLIATAIFIFASVTDWIDGYIARKHNLVTNLGKFLDPLADKLLVTSAFVSLVELGAAPAWIVVVILSREFAVTGLRLVASSEGEVLAASNLGKLKTWIQIIAIIMLLIENVPFEAIGFPFATISLWAALIITVYSGWDYFSKNKEVLLKSR
- a CDS encoding competence/damage-inducible protein A — encoded protein: MNAEIIGIGSELLLGQIANTNAQFISQRLADLGINVFYHTVVGDNNERLKQAIEVAQTRSDLLVFTGGLGPTKDDLTKETIAETLNKQLVYNEEAMKTIQAYYDKTGAPMSENNRKQALVLEGAAVLRNDNGMAPGMALTENNHTYMLFPGPPKELYPMFTNYAEPYLLGQLKQGDTIVSRVLRFFGIGESRLETELEDLIDQQTNPTIAPLAGEWEVTLRLTAKADSKEEANKLIDETEKKIHARVGTFLYGYGETSLPKEVFSMLTDRNWSISTAESLTGGMFSQELTDLPGVSSLFYGGVVCYSNEVKREIGVSKETLEAYGAVSEECAIELARSVKAKYKTDVGISFTGVAGPDPSEGKDAGTVYIGVAAPSGEKVVALNLAGNRNAIRKRTVKHGFNTLLKLER